Within the Hyalangium gracile genome, the region CTGGACAGCGCCGAGGAGCTGGTCGAGGCCGTGCGCGCACGGCTCACCGAGCGCACCGTGGCGCTGTACCTCAACACCCCCAACAACCCCACGGGCCGTGTGCTCCCACGCGAGTGGATGGAGGCCCTGGCCGCTCTCGCCCGGCGCGAGGGCCTGTGGCTGCTCTCGGACGAGGTGTACGAGCACTACGTCTACACGGGCGAGCACGTCTACGCGCGCACGCTGGCGCCCGAACGCACGCTGTCCGCCTGGAGCTTCAGCAAGGCGTACGGCATGGCCGGCAACCGCTGCGGCTGGGTGGTCGGCCCCGCCGAGGCGGTGGAGCAGCTGCGCAAGGTGAGCACCCACGCCTTCTACAGCGCCCCCACCGCCTCGCAGCTCGCGGGGGTGCGCGCCTTGCAGGGGCCGGGGCTCGAGTGGGCCGCCGCCGCCGCCGCGCAGTACGCGGACACGGGCCGCAAGGTGGCGGCCCTGCTCGGCGTGCCCCCCCCGCAAGGCAGCACCTTCCTCTTCGTGGACGTGGCCCGCCACCTGGACGAGCGCGGGCTGTCGGGCTTCCTGGAGCGGTGCGTGGAGAACCACCTGCTGGTGGCGCCGGGGCCCAGCTTCGGCCCCTTCCCCCACCACGTGCGCCTGTGCTTCACGTGCTCGCCGCCGGACGTCGTGCTCCGCGGGGCGCAGGTGCTGGCCCGGCTGATGGGGCGCTGAGCCCCTCGCCGGGAGCGCCTGCTCACGCAGGCAGGGGCTCTCGCGCGATGAGCACATCGCACGCCGTCTCGCGGAGCACCCGGCCCGCCAGCGTCCCCAGCAAGACTTCCGCCAGCCCCATCGAGCGGCGCGAGCCCAGCGCGATCAGGTCGGGCTGACGCTTGCGCGCCATGGCCAGGACGCCCTCTTCCCGACTCCCGCCCAGCACCAGCGGCTCGAGCCGCGACGCTTCCTGGCCCACGCAGGCGAGCAGCCGCTCCAGCTCGGCCCGCGCGGCGGCCCGGGCTTCCTCCCGGTAGCGCAACACCTGCTCGGGCCGGCTCCAGACCTGGTGGAGCACCAGCTCGTAGGAGGTGTCGCAGACGTGGACAACCCCCACCTGGGAGGCCCTCGGACACACCAGGAGCGTCAGCTCTAGTGCCCTGCGAGCAGGCGGTGAGAAGTCCACCGCCACCAGGGGCCTGCGGTAGGCGGTGGCCTCTCGCGGGGCCACCAGCAGCAGGGAGGCGCTCACCCGCCTCAGCAGCCGCTCCTCCGGGCGAAAAGCGGTTCCCTGCCTCCAGAGGAAGCTCGGGTGGCGGGGCCTGCCCATGACGAGCAGCTCGGCGCCCACCTCCTCCATGCACCGCGCCACCTCCTCCGCGGGAGCTCCCTGTCGCAACACCGGAGAGACTTCCACGGCGGGCCCACCCCGCCTGGCCCGCCGGGCCATGGCGTGGGCGGCGGCGCGCAGCTCCCGCTCCACCACCTCGCGCTCCTGCGAGTCCAGCGGATCGCCCCGCGCGGAGGGGCCCAACACATGAAGCAGGTGCACCCGCGCGCCCGGACGCAGCGGCAGGCGCGCCGCCCGAGCCAGGGCCCGCTCCGACCGAGGAGAGAAGTCCGTCGCCACCACCACCCGAGACAAGCCCTCCGGGGGAGGGCTCCGGGTGGCCAGGGGACGCTCGGGGCTGCTCTGCATTCTGGAGTCTCGCATGTTCACTCCCTCCCCCCCGCTCCAGCGGAGGCGGTCGCTCCGCCCGCGAATCGACCCGAGAGGCGCGGGGGCCGCTCCCTCGAGGTCGTGGCCTGAAGCGGCGGCGTCCCCCGAGTCCGGGAGATGAGCCGCTTCACGGCGACGATGAAGACACCGGTGAGCAGCAGGTTGAGGGCCAGGGCCAGCATCGCCACCACGGTGGACATTCCCCCAATCCCGTAGCCGAGCGAGATGACCAGGACGCCCGCGCCCACCTCACCGCGTGGGAACAGCGCGATGGCCAGCGCCAGGCGCTCGCGCCTGGAGGCCTCGCGCCGGTAGCAGAACGCCGGGAACATCTTCCCCAGGTTGATCAGCAGCGTGACGACCAGCACGTGCAGCGCCACCCCTCCCCAGGAGACGCTCGAGCCGCCCCCCTCCTGTACCTGTGTCCCGGCCGCCGCCAGGAGCCCGCCGAGCGCCGGCATGGACAGGCCCACCAGCACCATGAAGCACGCGGAGACGACCGTGGCCGCGCGCTGCTCCGGGGGGTCGCCGAGCCCAGGCTCCTGCCCCTCCTCGGCGTCATTGTCGTGGGCGTGGGCCGGCTGGCGCATCACGCACCCCAGCACGAACGCGGGCAGCAGCACCTCGAAGTGGATGGGGCTGGTGGGATCCATCCACCCGCTCGCCAGGAAGAGGAGCTCCGAGGCGAGCGCGAGCGCGGTCGCGTACCCCAGCACCCAGGGCCAGCGGTGCGGCATCCGCCACTGGTGCAGGTAGCGCCAGGCCGCCCAGAGCATCACCGCCATCGACGCCACCACCGCCAGCAGTTGCCAGCGGAAGCCCACCAGCACCATCTGCAGCGGGATCATCAGCAGGATGGTGTCCAGGTCATCGAAGATGGCCAGCACCCGCGCCTTGCGGAACACCCACGAGGCGCCCAGGCCCGCGGCCGCGAGCATGGAGAAGAGCACACCGGCGGAGGTGGGCGAGGCGAAGCGCCCTTGCAGCAGCCCTTCCTTCCACAGCTGGGCCTCTCCCCATTGCTCGGGTGGGGCCAGCACGAAGACGAAGTAGAGCGTGGCCAGCAGCCACGGGAAGGCCGCCGCCGTGGCCGCCACCACGTAGTCCCACCCGTACCGACGCAGGTTGTTCTTGTCGAGCTCGAACTCCAGCCCGACGTGGATCATGATGAACGCCAGCCCCACCATCGTCAGCAACCGGATGACGTGCCGCAGCGGCTCATGGACGCCCGCCCCCAGGTGCGGCAGCGCCTGGGACAGTCCCAGTCCGAGCACGAGCAGCAGGGAATAGAGGATGACCTTGCGCATGCCGTGAGCCTCCTTGCTCAAGGGAAAAACCCTCGAGAATCAGGGGCTCCATCCAGAAATCGGACGGCGGCTCACGATTCCGGCGGCACGCCCGCGGCGAGTCTTCGCCGCGCCCTACCCGACCACCCGGTTGCGGCCCGCCTTCTTGGCCCGGTACAGGTTGGCGTCCGCCACCTTGATGAACTGGGTGGGCTCGGTCATGTCGTGCTCCATCTCCGCCACGCCGATGGAGATGGTGACCGGGATCTCCTTGTCCTCGAAGATGAACGCCTTCTCCTCGATGAGCTTGCGGATCTTCTCGGCGAACAGGCGCGCCTTGTCCGGCCCGTCCTCGGGCATCACCAGCGCGAACTCCTCGCCGCCGTAGCGCGCGAAGCACTGCTCGCGCCGCACCAGCCGCTTGATGGACTGGGCCAGCTCGCGCAGCACGTAGTCACCCGCCAGGTGCCCGTGCACGTCGTTGATCTTCTTGAAGTGGTCGATGTCGAACATCATCAACGACAGCGCCCGGTGGTAGCGGTGCGAGCGCCCCATCTCCCGCTCGAGGTACTCGAGGAAGTAGCGCTTGTTGTTGATGCCCGTGAGGCCATCCGCGATCGTCAGCGTGTAGATGGTCTCGTGGTACTGCGTCTCGATGTTGGCCCCGTCCAGGAACTTGAAGATGGAGCCACCCACCTTGATGAGGTCCCCGCTGCGCAGCGGCTGCGCCCCCATCACCTCCTGATCATTCAGGAAGGTGCCGTTCGTGGACTTCAGGTCCTCCACGAACATGCGGTCGTGACTGCCAAAGATGCGCGCGTGACGGCGGGACACGTTGTCCAGGTCCACGACGATCTGATTGTTCTCGTCGCGGCCGATCGTGTACTCCCTGTCGTCCAGCACGTACTTCTTGCCCAGCTCGGGGCCGTGGATCTGAACGAGGCAACAATCCCGGTTGACCGCGTTGGGAGCCTTGACCGTGGTGATCTTGGTGACCCGAGTCTCGTCGGAAGCCATCGAAAACGAGGAATACCACGCCTCGGCGGAGGGCACCATGTAGGCGGGCACCGACCCACCTGAGGGGTAGGCGGAAGGCCCCTGGAGCTTGCGGATCCACACCTACACCGTACCTGCCGGGTGCAGCCTGGGCGGAATGGCCCCGGGCGTTGGCCAGGCTCCACGCGGCGGACCAGGGCGGTTGGGCACTCAACGAAGGTGCGCG harbors:
- a CDS encoding pyridoxal phosphate-dependent aminotransferase, with protein sequence MAVHASQPRERTPPPTAPMPRHPTYAPSVASMSGSVYSTLASKLARLEGEVYPLHVGDTWMEPPEGCRMEELRTAQYPGMHRYSPVEGHPALLDRIVEHVRARMAVPTERAHVLVTTGATGALGAMLGALLTPGEEVLLLAPYWPLISGIVRSFHGVPVPVPFLGLDSAEELVEAVRARLTERTVALYLNTPNNPTGRVLPREWMEALAALARREGLWLLSDEVYEHYVYTGEHVYARTLAPERTLSAWSFSKAYGMAGNRCGWVVGPAEAVEQLRKVSTHAFYSAPTASQLAGVRALQGPGLEWAAAAAAQYADTGRKVAALLGVPPPQGSTFLFVDVARHLDERGLSGFLERCVENHLLVAPGPSFGPFPHHVRLCFTCSPPDVVLRGAQVLARLMGR
- a CDS encoding universal stress protein, whose translation is MRDSRMQSSPERPLATRSPPPEGLSRVVVATDFSPRSERALARAARLPLRPGARVHLLHVLGPSARGDPLDSQEREVVERELRAAAHAMARRARRGGPAVEVSPVLRQGAPAEEVARCMEEVGAELLVMGRPRHPSFLWRQGTAFRPEERLLRRVSASLLLVAPREATAYRRPLVAVDFSPPARRALELTLLVCPRASQVGVVHVCDTSYELVLHQVWSRPEQVLRYREEARAAARAELERLLACVGQEASRLEPLVLGGSREEGVLAMARKRQPDLIALGSRRSMGLAEVLLGTLAGRVLRETACDVLIAREPLPA
- a CDS encoding cation:proton antiporter; the protein is MRKVILYSLLLVLGLGLSQALPHLGAGVHEPLRHVIRLLTMVGLAFIMIHVGLEFELDKNNLRRYGWDYVVAATAAAFPWLLATLYFVFVLAPPEQWGEAQLWKEGLLQGRFASPTSAGVLFSMLAAAGLGASWVFRKARVLAIFDDLDTILLMIPLQMVLVGFRWQLLAVVASMAVMLWAAWRYLHQWRMPHRWPWVLGYATALALASELLFLASGWMDPTSPIHFEVLLPAFVLGCVMRQPAHAHDNDAEEGQEPGLGDPPEQRAATVVSACFMVLVGLSMPALGGLLAAAGTQVQEGGGSSVSWGGVALHVLVVTLLINLGKMFPAFCYRREASRRERLALAIALFPRGEVGAGVLVISLGYGIGGMSTVVAMLALALNLLLTGVFIVAVKRLISRTRGTPPLQATTSRERPPRLSGRFAGGATASAGAGGRE
- a CDS encoding GGDEF domain-containing protein, encoding MASDETRVTKITTVKAPNAVNRDCCLVQIHGPELGKKYVLDDREYTIGRDENNQIVVDLDNVSRRHARIFGSHDRMFVEDLKSTNGTFLNDQEVMGAQPLRSGDLIKVGGSIFKFLDGANIETQYHETIYTLTIADGLTGINNKRYFLEYLEREMGRSHRYHRALSLMMFDIDHFKKINDVHGHLAGDYVLRELAQSIKRLVRREQCFARYGGEEFALVMPEDGPDKARLFAEKIRKLIEEKAFIFEDKEIPVTISIGVAEMEHDMTEPTQFIKVADANLYRAKKAGRNRVVG